From the Trifolium pratense cultivar HEN17-A07 linkage group LG4, ARS_RC_1.1, whole genome shotgun sequence genome, the window aataactaataatcaacttactgaaaccattctaccagcaaaatggtttcagattacaactctctgaaaccattctaccagataaatggtttcagaaggatttcggtgtccaaatcaaacgaaccaagtctctatttgtaggaaaaaaaaattatgaattttggtataaaaaataaaaaataaaaaattaatttacgacgaaataatcgagtttaaagtagtgaaaaattgcgtttttttttcggtgtccaaatcaaacgaaccaagtctctatttgtagagaaaaaaaaattatgaattttggtataaaaaataaaaaataaaaaattaatttacgacgaaataatcgagtttaaagtagtgaaaaattgcgtttttttttcggtgtccaaatcaaacgaaccaagtctctatttgtagagaaaaaaaaattatgaattttggtataaaaaataaaaaataaaaaattaatttacgacgaaataatcgagtttaaagtataaaatgaaaaaaatcacgcagacccattcatatgctgacacgtggctgcctttttcaaaagcaaaattttctctctccagcatataatctagtgtggcgcagacaagatgatctgatagatcaggatgatctgggctgtctgattgatcagacagtcttaatgagatcacatcttggctgtctgatggaaatcaacggtctgtaaccatggtccttccgtacgcgcgcgatactggatccacgtctattaattgtttaagaaggtgggcgcgtggtgttattttttttttatgtaaaattatagaaatgcccctgttgctctattctttcaaaaattaaaagaatgagtattttggtccaactcaaaaggtgcaccttgctaacttagacctaactagggtctaagttagaaaaccccatatatatatatatatatatatatatgtgggtcatgatcaaatgacaccaactagatgggtagctcaactggttaaactagttgagctaagggttaaggagcaGGAGGTCCAACGTTTAAGTCCTGACAAAGGAGAAAaaagtttgacaccaaatgttacacctctctcAATAACGTGTTGTTAATTTACACCCACCTATAAATTAGCAATGCTCACATTTTTCTATTCGGACTAAAAACTCCATCTTCCACAATTTTAAGTCACTTTAAATTAAAGAATAgctttgtaattttcttttgaaacaaTAGTTATCACAAAACTGTTTTTCCTTTTCCGTAAACTATTCAACAGTTCAGTCTATATTGATAGAGTGGCTTTAATAAAGGCCAAATCAGATGGATTTAATtattgaaaatgaaatattttcgtTCAAACAACCAATTCtcctaaataaattttaaaatacttttttttgaagaagctaacttagcccactcaaattggcaccagagagaatcgaacctcagacctcaagaggtgcacactcccaggtcccaagccaataccaatgtaCCAACCAAGtgggtttaaattttaaaatactacTATCAAAGGCAAAACAATTTATTAACCTTCTGTTGACATCAACATTATTCACCAAAGCCCCTTTCTCATCAGATTGATTTAGAATTTCCACATGTCTTTTACATGCTTCATCCACATCCCTTTGATTATCACACCTCGAGGAACCACCTTTGGACTTGGCATCAACATCATTCTTCGAAACGTTTTTCTCATCAGCATGTTTCTCGTCAATCTTCAAACAACCAGAAAGGTTGAGAGTTATCAAAGATTTCTGCTGAAAGATCTTCTCTGAAAGATTGCCAAGACCTGTACAGTCCTTCAAATTTATCAGATGAAGATTATTGAGATCTCCAATTGATGGGTGTATCTCGGACAAACATGGACAATCCTTCATGATGAGCTTTTCAAGATTGGGTAATTTTGAAAAGTCTGGGGAGCTTTTCAAGTATCTTGAATGACTGAGATTGAGAATTTTTAGATTCACCAACACCTGCAAGAAGAtaatgtttaaaataaaaaatagagaaaaatggaaaatgaaaTGGTGGAAACAATTATAATTATGAACAACTTTCATGTGATAATCCTTCGTATCCACATAGGGATACATAACCGATGCTTTTTTATCTTACTATTGAAAAGGGAACTTCTTTAATAGCTGTATTTTTTGCAATCAGTGTTGTCAAGGATTCCATCTGCTTTATGTCTTCTTCCAACTTGTCAATCTTCAAACAACCAGAAAGGATGAGAGTTTTCAAAGATTTCAGTTGATAGATCTTCTTTGGGAGATTGTTAAGACCTGTACAGTCCTTCAAATTTATCAGAAGAAGATTATTGAGATCTCCAATGGATGGGTGTATTTCGGACAAACATGGACAATCCTTCATAATGAGCTTTTCAAGATATGGCAATTTTGAAAAGTCCGGGGTGCTTTTCAAGTATCTTGAATGACTGATATTGAGAATTTTTAGATTCACCAGCACCTGCAAGAAGATaaatgtttaaaataaaaattagagaaaTGGAAAATGGAATGGTAGCAACAATTATAATTGTGATCAACTTTTAGTTTCGAAAGAAAATGTTAATATTAttcaaaaatgttaatattataCCTTGGTTTCATTCCATACTTGTTTAATATTGCTGTGTTTTAATTCAAACACAACtagattttcttgatgaaagTCATCAGGTATAAAGTTGCAGGTAAATCCTTGCCAATGGACCCATTTCAGTTCTTTAGAAAGGTTCCCATAATCTCCCGTGAGGTCAACACGGTCGAGTTGTAGAAGTCTGAGTTTCTTCATCTCCTTGAAAGAATTAGTATTGAAGGAAACTCTGCCAGTTCCTTGCGACTTCAAAACCAACCCCTTTACAGTTTCTGTTCCCTACATGTgaggaaaaaataaaagaaatgggAAACCTTTTTCTTTTGCGAAACACAAAGTGATGTATAAAGCTACTACAGTATTGCAGCCTGAGCACACTTGTAAGGAACATGACAAGGCAAAATAGTtcagaaacaaataaaagagtCTTATGATTTTGATAAGAAGATGGAGGGTGGTTAAAGTTCTTACAGTATATTTTGTCAAAACATCATCTACGTCGTCATGAATCCACAATCGACTACGCTTCCCAGGTTCTTCTGTTGAACTTTTGCGAACAATTTCTCTTCCCATGTCTCTAATTAAATCATGCATTCCGAGCTTGTTATTCTTCTCAATTTTTACAAGCCTTCGCTCTATGAGGACAGCTATTCCAACATCAGCATAAAGTCCACAGCCATTTAGTATGTCTGTGACATAGTCTCTGTCCTTACCAATAAAGAAACAACATATGTCGAGAAATATATCCTTCACCATAATATCCTCTAAACCATCATAGCTTATTCTCAGCTTCTCATGCACTTGATATTTGGGAATTCTCTCTAACTTTGATAGTACACTTAACCATTCTTGTTTTGTCTTAGCAAATAAGTAAGAACCAAGGACTTCAAGAACCAGTGGTAATTCTATGCAATAAGCAATTACATTCCTTGAGAGTTCATTGAAGTCTTTTATTGGACTAGGTTGTCTAAAAGCATACCAACTGAAAAGCTCAAGGGACTCATTTTCgtccatttcctccattataTACACATAATCAACCATAGATAACCTAAGTAGCTGTACATCTCTAGTCGTAACAATTATTACACTTCCTGGACCTAACAAATTACGATTTGCACATAGTGCTTTTAACTGATCAAATGTGGTCACATCATCAAGGACAACAAGTACCTTTTTCCCCTGAAATCTTTCACTGATCATCATTTCCCCCTCTGCAATGCTACGTATCATcatatttgttttcaaaatatcaGAAAGAAGTTGTTGTTGTAAATGAATAATCCCGCTATTTTCCAATTCACAAacttttttaacattttctatGAAACTTGTATTCAAAAATTTGTCCTGAAGTCGGTTGTAGATGGCTTTGGCTGTGGTTGTTTTCCCCGATCCACCCATTCCCCAGATCCCTATCCAGGAAACTTTGCTAGATTGATTTACAATTAACTCAGTTACTTTTCGCACATGCAACTCCATTCCACCTGGAATTCCACGTTTTAGCTTTCTCGAAATGTCCCCAACAATTTGCTGCATTAGTTCAGCTTCAATCCTTGGAtggtaataataattataaaacacACAGAGTGAGCATACATACAAggtcaaaaaaatattcttatgttctgaagaaaaagaaaatataaagtGTTGATTTACCTGTAATTGGTGGCATCCCAACCAATCAAACTAGCAGCTTGGGTGAGTGCACTCTTCCAACTCAACAGCGTATTTTCCCTCAATTCTCTATCTAAGTATCTATTTTCCGCAGTTGCGTGCAATTTTTTTCCAAAAGCACCCTGTTGATGAAGCACAACCGATGGATCAACGTCGTAAAACACGGGCATAACCATGTGGCCATGAGTTCTGCGGCATTTCATGATTTGTTGCAGCTCGTTAAGACACGAATTAGATTCAGTGTAGTTTTGTGAGAAAACAAGGATAGATATATGAGTGTCTTCCAACAATAGTTCTTCAAGTCCCAACCCGTGGGTTCCCTTGTGAAGATAGTTGGTGTAACTTTCGATTCCGGCTTTTGCGAGGGCAACATTGAGACGAGAAACGAAATTCTTGCTATCGTCTTTTGGACTAAAATTGATGAACACGTCGTGCGTCACTCGAGAATCAGaggatgaagaaaaagaagaccGGGAAGACgtagaagaagaaaacagagaAGACGTAGAAGAATCCActaattctttcttttctccctcctttttgggtttttctttcttcttctcagGCTCTTTTAATGGTCCTACGGAAACTATTTCTGCTCGacaaatttttctcaattttttcacCATATATACCGGATCTACTGCTCGGTCTGCTCCTATCACCGTCATTTTTTTCTCATTCATGTCCACTGAGACGGATTCCACCCCTAATTACATGTTGCAAAATAAATAAGACATGTGAAAGCCTTGAAATTGTGTTGTGTTAGTCTAAAGAAAGAGTTTAAAGATGCTAACTAGTCACGATAATGAAAGTTTATACGGAGATTCAATGAGAAACTACCACTTTTTCATTAGTTTCAAAATAACCATATAtgagtggggtgatgtggcagAAAGATAAAGAATAGCCCTTGACAAAGGATAGGTGAGTTTGGAATGGACTTTTcaatatacctattttacccttaacttagtttcacaacttccataactaatcaatttaaaaaaataaaaaataaattcaaatcataaaaatgtgaataagtcGCAAATGGGTTGCCTATACATGAATGATTACCAATTTAATATtacatctatactatataaaaagagaatacaaatatttttggtgtcgatttttcataataccaacaatatccttatttttttagcaataaaaatcttttattaacaaattcatcataacataaaacatttttttggacataagttagacacaggcagacgcggaacgcgcctgtctggcccgctagtatatatataattaacactacattaaaaaaaaatgaagaaaatgagattAAGATCTATAATCTCACTAGATGTTCCATATTCTATACTATTTGTATAAAATGAGTAGCAAATAATACTCTTTGAATCGAGCTAATTTATATTATTCCAATtcaacatttttatttgttccAAAACAATCTTTGGGTTTATTTGTAATGttccaaaataaaacttttgatTTATTGCGTTTATCTATATAAATAAAACTTTTGAATTTATATGTAAAAATACATTCAGCTAATGAATGGGCTTTCAATGTTGTCCAATATCCCCTCTTTTTCCAAAAATTCTTACGAATTTAGAATATTAGTCtttcaaatttacaaaataacaaatcagtcttttaaaaataaagtatattaATTTAGTCATTCCTTCAAAATATCTTATACTTTAGAGTCAAAGTATTTTGTTactttattgatgattttttttcattatacgtggatttttttaatgaaaaatagatctgagttattttctatttttgagcAATTTTATCAAGAAATCAAAACTCAATTTGGCGTGTCTATTCGACTTTAAGAAGTGATAATGCTAGTGAATATTTATATAcatcagaatttttttttttcatttgctAACAATCAGGCCTTTTTTTTGGCACAAAAACATGATGctggacttttttttctttttttcataaaatagtAAAACATAATCATCtccaaaatcattttcaaaagtCAAAGCCTGTATAATAATCTCCAAAATCAGTAACAGACTGTTACTATGATGCACCAGTACTCCATTTGAAGGAAAGTATCAGTACCGGGTACGGACTCGTACCAGTACCGGGTATATACCCGTACCTTAATTTATGCCCATACACatacattagtttttctaaaattgCCTACCCCGTACCGGTACCCGTATCCATATCCGTGCCCGCACCTAGGCAACGTAGCAGGTACTCAAAGCAAATATTGTATACCTACTCTTATACAACAGGTACATGttctcaaaatttaatttttgtgtttttatttgatACTTGCGATAGAGTTTTAAAATAcagtttttatttgttgtttctATTTGTAGATGATAAATAGCATAATAGATAGTGTTAATGTAATAGATaatgaattttgatttgaatGAATGTCCAGTAGAAGATATTTCTCATGAGAATGATTATTCAGAAACAATTGTTGAGCATTTTGATCATGCTATTGTGGCAAACAATGTGTTAGAAGTTTGATAAAGATGCAATTTGTAGTGAGACAAATATTATTCCTTTTGTTGGTGGAAATTTTTTTTAGCGAAGAAGAAGCATTTGCCTTTTATAAGAGATATGCATTCAATTTGAAAAGGTAGATTCATCAAACAAAATGGAATTATTAGCcggcgtgattttttttgtcatcgtGACGAGAGTGTTTCCTTGAAAATCATAGACCCATCAAAAGAACAGAGAAAAGAGAATCATCAAGGTGTGAATGTAAAGCTCATTTGCGAATTTCATTACAAAAGTCTCTTGATATATTTCCAAGTGAGTGGCGAGTTACAGTGTTTGTTGCTGAACATAACCATGGTTAGCTAACTCAATCAGAGATGCATTTTTTATCGGCTTATCTAACTATCTTGGAAGAAGATTATGGACGCATTTTCTTATTAAAAGAAGGAGGGCTTTCAGTTAGACAAATAATGCGTGTCATAGAACTAGAGAAAAATGTGAAGCATATGATTATCTTCCATTTATTGAGAAGGACATTCACAATCTTTTTTTGAAAGCCAATAAACAAATTGAATTTTGGTCTCCttcttattgttttgtttggtaCCAAAAATATGGTGATGTTGTATTTGATACTACATACAAGGTCAATTCTTATGAAATGTCGTTTGGGATTTTTGTGGGTATGAATGGTCATGGAAAGACCATACTTTTTGGATGTACCAAATGAAATAATGGCtacattctgttttttttttgaacaaatggCTACATTCTGTTGGTTAATGAAGATAATTTCTATGCTTACATTATTACTTAATTAAACATTTAAGtgctttgtttttgtttttttgtctcGGTGAATATGACTGAGTATTACGTTGTGATGGTAACATTTATTAGTGCTATTTTGCCTTTTGAATTGCTAATTTGTTTTGGAATTTtatataacttataatttaatttttgttttcagtttaaaaataaataaaaaagcttATTAAAAATATGGGGTGCGTGTATCATAATCAGCAGAACCCTTATTGTAAATATACTCTAGAATATTCTAGATTATTCTTAGCATAACATATTCCTTTTGTAATCAATATTCTTAATTGTAAAATCGACTATTATTAGAATCAAAGAAGGAAGATAAAATAGAAGTAACTTGAGACTTGTTCTAGAAGCTTTTAGTTAGAGtttgttgtaactaactttGAACTACTTTTCCCGccttttctttctcttccacTTTGTATATAAACCATTGTATGATGCAATAACAAACTATGAGATCATTTTATCTCTTTCACAAAGTTTCTTAAGCTTTTCTTTCAATGTCAATTCATCACTTTAACAACTATATAATAGAATGTCCGTGATGCTCTTAGACACACGGTTTTCACCATATGCCTCTTGTACTCTTTATCTTTTTCCCTTTCAACACATCCGAACCAATGAAAGACCTATGTAGTATATATTGACTTAAATAGTCTTTTGCAGAGTTCATTAGATGCCAATGAGATTAGACACAAATATTTATGTAAGTCATTTGTTTGAGGTGAACCGAGTAAACCACTAAACTGGTCCGTGACTTTGTAAGACACTTTCAAATAGATCCCTGactttatgaatatttcaaaaagatCCCTCATTCTATCAAAATTATGgggaatattaaaaaaatgccTTTTAATCAAGGGGAGAAACTTGATTGACCCTTGTTGCTTCAAACACCAAACTTTGACAATTAAATTAATCTAAggacaacaactttattatgtcTAAACTGTTAGATTAGTCCAATAACCGGAGTTTAACCCGAAAAGGTAGAGGATCTAGTTTGAAAATTAGGCAGATCATCATGGAAGTTCAAGGTGAGATTTAAGTAAAATGAGATAGTTCTTGTGTAGCTTTCATTATAACCAAAAATATCATTCAATTAAACAATACCAcaaatattagaatttttatagttagtataaaataattagaatttaaatttaaattctaaataaacATGAGATACTTAAGATTGTGGAGATCTAAAAACCAATAGATTTTGATATCATGTTATTCTCTAATTCTTTTTGGTATATATTctctaattcattttttaagagAATAGAAGATAAATTTGTGCCTCATGAGCATAGCTCCACGGGTATGAACATCATATTATATACGTAGAGATTGGGTTTCGAACCCATGATTCCCCACTAGAGTAATTCACATAAATAGGGTGAATTTCTAGCTActagtttactttttttttttaaaaaaaaaggaaaaattgtaaAGAATAACTCAAAGTGAGTgaagaataaaataaagatttGGTACCCGAAACATTTGCAAGTGTTTTCACTGCCTTCTTCTTAACCTTGTCATCAAGCACATCTACCTTGATCACAAGCTTCTTCAACTGGAAATCAAGAACcgattttaatattaattcaaatataccttaatttgaagaaatttaagaaaaacaaaaatattgaactagcacaaaataaaaaagatggtATACACTTGAATTTGACACCAAAAGTTTTCTACCAACCAAAAAATCTATACGTGATTGGAAAACATGAAATCTAAATCAAATCTAAGACCATGATTCTAATGAAGGGGGATTGGACTGGGCCAAGCCTAATGCCATATCCATCGGTCCAATGTCACAAATCACAATCGTTGGCCTATATAAGCACCACACTATAACCTCACAAAGTATGCATAATTCTAACCTTGGCACGCACCTCAAACTCATTTTGATTTGGGAGTTGGAGTGTTTTTTGCTGATGAACCCCCCCTTTTCCATCGTCGGTCACCCCCCAGCTCAGCCCCAATGCTCGGATCATGGTTTCGAAACGGGCCCTCGGTGAATCCATCACTGTGAGTTCTCTATCTCTCTTTTATATCTTCAAATAATTCTGAGTTCTGTGCAGAACAAAGAGGAATCAAATTCATTTTATACTACATCAGATCTTTAAAATTAGAGGAAAAACAGAggatatgaaaagaaaaaggggAAGCATAAAGTTCATGGAGAATAAAAAAAGGTTATCAAAATTTTCAGCTAAAATTAAAAAGTGAATCATCATTCTATAAAAggaattaataataaatatatataaaaaaaataaataatcaaacttAGAAAGTGGGAACCATACCTTATTTTTTCCCTATGTTATGCAACTATGAGCAGATCAAACAAAGATATGTCGAATATTTGAAAGGAGGCGCTGGCTAGCATGCACAAGGCTGCTAGGTCTCCCACCATGCACAAGGCTCCTTATGCATTGGATTAAAAGtgatacatgatattatggtgtactgtcagcactatattattatttttttaatattttttttacttttttttaatcggcattttttttataactttttagtTTTCGGGGGAAGAGTTTTTATGAGACTGTTTGGTAAGACCAATAAACAAACTAATTTATAAAAGTAATAAGGGAAAATaacatattagtaaaaaaaaaaaaactaattttacccCGAGGAAAATAATAGCCGAgtctttattaaaataacatcGCTTTGTTCGGTAAAAATAACGAAtgactgataagctagctgataacTTATAGCTGATGAGTGATGACAGATAACTTATAGttgataaaataaatgaagtgtttataaacaaatataataaatgtgtttacatttatcatataataattttttatccatataatataataaatattttgagaTGCATGGGAGGGACGATGTAAATTGCATTTTCTTCAAATTGTCGACGTGATCAAAAGTAAAACGTTTgcctgtaccaaaaaaaaagtttaccaAAAAACCTGtcgaaaaaaattatttgccaaataaaatataacgttttgtaaaaaaaaaaagtataagtaaaacaataaaaaaaaaaaaacagaatgtcTGGTAGAAGTATGTCatattcaattataaaaaataataactataaaggataaaattggatTTTAGATAAagtaataagggtaaaaattgaagaaaacgTGATAACCTATAAGCTCAAAAGCTATTTAAAATTgcatatagaaaatattattaaaataggTTATAAGCTCATGGTAAAAAGAATATTACCAAACAACAtatcttttaacttataagatATAAGAAGTGAactataaattagttttttttattggtcTTGCCAAACAGTCTCATAAAGACTCTTCTTCCGAAAAccaaaaagtaaatatatatatatatatatatatatatattgctgattaaaaaaaaataaaaaaaaattaaaaaaataatgatatagtgctgacagtacaccataatatcatgtactaCGTTTAATCCAATGCATAAGGTGCCTTGTGCATGGTGGGAGACCCAGGAGCCTTGTGCATGCTAGCCAGCGCCTTGAAAGGAAGGTGGTTGGAGTTTGCGGATAGAAGAAATGTGAGGCAACGAAAGAATAACAGTACATGGACGAAGTCAAGACTTCAATTATTGCGGATAGACGGACTATAATTGAAGAGCGCTTTCGTGTTGCATTTTTATAAGCCGTTTATTACAaggtttttctaaaaaaataaataaataatttataaaaacaattaattttaaaatttaaaaatatggcTTCTATTTGATTCaataacttttataatttttttttataaaaaaaatagaatctaaaaataaaaaaaaacagctaCAAATGAGAAATTACTAGGACTAGCttcttaaataatatatttttgttcaaAGTGTTAAAAAGTGGAgattattttgtaattaaaaaaaaataaaaaacatttttacatGTTGTAttcaaacaaactaaagattataTTGTATAGTCCTCGACTCCCTTTGAGTTTAACTCAGTGGGTAGGGACATCGTACTATATGTGCAAGAGTCCGGGTTCGGACCCGATACACtatacttattcacctttaagtaGGATTTTCTAGTCACTCGACTacttaatagaaaaaaaaattatattgtgtaattaaaaaaaaactaaagattattttattgaaaaaaagtgatttttattacaataaacaaacacaaaataaattttatttttttataaaatctctaaaaattaatctaaaaattattgaatataaaaatcactatttttaacAAACAGAAAAGAATAAATTCTAAATTCATTAGTCTCTCATCGATGTAATCTCTAAACTATCTTATCTcctaaatcttttttttttacaaccaaGAACTGatatcatttcattattcaaaCTGAGTATAATATATTAGCCAAGACAATGCTGCCTTAGTTAGTATATGAGCAACATTGTTCGTTTGCCGCTTAATAAACTTAACCTTAAAATTTGGATTACATAACAATACATTATTAATACAACATATAAGAGAGCTAAACTCGGAATTACCAATATGTAAATGATGAATTGCATCCACTATGCTTTTAGAATCCGTCTCAAAGATAACATGAGACATGCCTCTTTGTACCAATATTTTCATTGCTTCTAGTAAGGCTATGGACTCTCCTTCTACAATGGAGCAACTTCCATCCATCCAAGTAGTTTCCGCTAGTACGAACCGACCCATATGATCACACAAACACCAACTCGTGctagtcttttttattttggtacatcCAACCCGTGCTAGTCTTATTGAGCTGTTTGTGGAATCCTGCATCGACATTGCAGTTAACTTGCATGATATATAGcaggtaaataaaatattgcaatTATTAACTTTTAACCACATCATCATCTTTGTAATAGAGCCATTCAGTTGCTCCTCTCTAAGATGCCATCTTCAGAAAATCATATGCACTTGGCTCTTCACTATTTTCCGCATCAAGTTATTCAAGCTTCTGTTTCTACCTTAATTTCTTTGCCAATATGAAACttaatttttctcttcttaACCTTTAATTTCTTTCATTATAATTCAACTAGGTAATCTGGTTTATGAAATATGTCAATGCAATGGTAAAAGGTTGAAAGTAATGTATGCAAGTTCTGTCTCTATTTGTGCTGCCGTGACATTCAAAAAGATGGCGATCTTTT encodes:
- the LOC123923837 gene encoding uncharacterized protein LOC123923837 produces the protein MDSPRARFETMIRALGLSWGVTDDGKGGVHQQKTLQLPNQNEFEVRAKLKKLVIKVDVLDDKVKKKAVKTLANVSGVESVSVDMNEKKMTVIGADRAVDPVYMVKKLRKICRAEIVSVGPLKEPEKKKEKPKKEGEKKELVDSSTSSLFSSSTSSRSSFSSSSDSRVTHDVFINFSPKDDSKNFVSRLNVALAKAGIESYTNYLHKGTHGLGLEELLLEDTHISILVFSQNYTESNSCLNELQQIMKCRRTHGHMVMPVFYDVDPSVVLHQQGAFGKKLHATAENRYLDRELRENTLLSWKSALTQAASLIGWDATNYRIEAELMQQIVGDISRKLKRGIPGGMELHVRKVTELIVNQSSKVSWIGIWGMGGSGKTTTAKAIYNRLQDKFLNTSFIENVKKVCELENSGIIHLQQQLLSDILKTNMMIRSIAEGEMMISERFQGKKVLVVLDDVTTFDQLKALCANRNLLGPGSVIIVTTRDVQLLRLSMVDYVYIMEEMDENESLELFSWYAFRQPSPIKDFNELSRNVIAYCIELPLVLEVLGSYLFAKTKQEWLSVLSKLERIPKYQVHEKLRISYDGLEDIMVKDIFLDICCFFIGKDRDYVTDILNGCGLYADVGIAVLIERRLVKIEKNNKLGMHDLIRDMGREIVRKSSTEEPGKRSRLWIHDDVDDVLTKYTGTETVKGLVLKSQGTGRVSFNTNSFKEMKKLRLLQLDRVDLTGDYGNLSKELKWVHWQGFTCNFIPDDFHQENLVVFELKHSNIKQVWNETKVLVNLKILNISHSRYLKSTPDFSKLPYLEKLIMKDCPCLSEIHPSIGDLNNLLLINLKDCTGLNNLPKKIYQLKSLKTLILSGCLKIDKLEEDIKQMESLTTLIAKNTAIKEVPFSIVLVNLKILNLSHSRYLKSSPDFSKLPNLEKLIMKDCPCLSEIHPSIGDLNNLHLINLKDCTGLGNLSEKIFQQKSLITLNLSGCLKIDEKHADEKNVSKNDVDAKSKGGSSRCDNQRDVDEACKRHVEILNQSDEKGALVNNVDVNRRMVEQIPYAVAESLFNRLASTTFREHGRIYSVMDELERFKNNVESIRAVLPDAQKKQEQDCAVQNWITSLKDVLHLADDLLDKFIIEGMRYKEDASDKNQLTWGHSSSHNFLHQKVAPEIEKIQKKFDDVLEEMDRLKLSPKATVVKQTDSLRSKSISFLLENDITGRDDDKEEIINLLRQPHGNISSIAIGGIGGIGKTTLAQLVFNDVEVQNHFEKRMWVCASNHFDVKTIVKKMLESLIDSKIDAKLSFEYIQHKLRENLTGERYLLVLDDICNGSHENWTQLRTYLMCGSKDSKVLMTTRSKNLSEIPKASNLWVLNGLTLDVSWNMLKKITIGKDTSVVNKKFESIGKRIANKCRGVPLAIRALGGLLQSKSEEREWINVLQGDFWKLCEDKECIMPILKLSYQSLSLRLRQCFAYCALYPKDWEIKKDLLIQLWMAQGYLDYTDEKTLMEDVGNEFVKIFLMKSFFQDAKVGEDGDIVSFKMHDLMHDLATQVVGNDCCYLDRETKIWVQRPIHVSLEPNAVHLLDSLDASRLRTLILLSSNEEEELNGDELLVISKFKHLRVLKLSHCSLSKLSTSIGKLKHLRYLNLSHCRGLGSLYKSISSLVLLQTLILTPKEKFEFSTEVVSKLINLRHLHISNWEASRDERPSEFVKLSIWKYEGMVFSKWLSPLTNIVEISFFLCGSLQHLPPLEHLPFLKSLHISFLEELEYIYYEQQDFTSAFFPSLESLTLQFCDKLRGWWRMGDDFNNTTCSLNLSLPPFPRLSQLSIIGCRILTFMPAFPNLENRLELYNSSVETLVATLSTVALESLNDFPPLSMLKSLHIDGVNLDVKRIPADWMQNLTSLQLLQINWFSCEAFQEIETWFKDDLKCLPSLQTITFHNCEDLEALPDWICNFSSLQHLRVYDCINLVSLPEGMPCLTNLQTLEIIGCPLLDEECQAKTDETWPKIRHVPMIILSSLH